The Desmonostoc muscorum LEGE 12446 genome includes a region encoding these proteins:
- a CDS encoding M23 family peptidase: protein MKIPKVWISLLVVITCIIYSIAAQATIGDGNLPTRIVEVANPQSRLPATKVLLPDWSRISLAQLPGISQSGAIDGSPYSQTLGYDLSRTWNVGMTPDQYLKLGDISEALQAEEFSLQAIATLRTQPEANTDINSIDLNKIALSEFPLIGEQTLSHLAQVVPELAKTQVNNITPVATLLKSKGIVASNLTLAQVLTQYEVGQMKLEEIDLSEFSISSIPNLDAVQLQQFTGWMNSFIKDIPGLGRVPLGSMPNPITEIGSLVMRIDVVHGPAENRRNNTISGSDVQGFSVLCTKKDCAYLELDDLENAGRSDRSKLEGKQWISGKYQEVEGGRGILKAVNNGREPTGRLPFGKAFKVVVMEPDETTDTVDTALFFRFCAWRMGCTPYFIGPVPFFSYKVNSLIFVGNLSEQRTNTASLPTGATREPKASITNRTGVREKINPCAFSNGSQSITDQSFSGIDLRSLGNAIAEIESAGSGDYKAVGIHTCADGGLNCGRALGRYQFMSYNPYAVKLIAAKPGGQKFLSQVEQGHQPTEAELFEFFPPADQDRAFMADMANKIQVTQQQIDPATGQPFTGERLIERVAQKHFGGDYSKVDGNGSDALGRLSLKDYGKTALASYRNSNSDNGTLTCSPNVNYSYISTAKNTENGR from the coding sequence ATGAAGATACCAAAAGTATGGATATCTCTTCTTGTTGTCATTACTTGTATTATTTATAGTATCGCTGCACAAGCCACAATTGGTGATGGCAATTTACCGACTCGAATTGTAGAAGTTGCAAATCCTCAGTCTCGACTACCTGCTACTAAAGTTTTGCTGCCAGACTGGAGCCGCATTTCTCTGGCCCAGCTACCAGGTATCAGTCAATCTGGTGCAATTGATGGCAGTCCCTACAGTCAAACACTAGGTTATGACCTGAGTCGCACTTGGAATGTGGGTATGACTCCTGACCAATATTTGAAGTTAGGAGATATCAGTGAAGCATTGCAGGCAGAGGAGTTTTCTTTACAGGCGATCGCTACTCTACGCACACAACCAGAGGCGAACACAGACATTAACAGTATAGATTTAAACAAAATTGCCTTGAGTGAATTTCCCCTGATTGGGGAGCAGACATTGAGCCATTTAGCTCAGGTTGTTCCAGAATTAGCTAAGACACAAGTAAACAATATTACACCTGTTGCAACCTTACTAAAATCAAAGGGAATTGTTGCATCTAATTTAACACTAGCTCAGGTACTAACACAGTATGAAGTTGGGCAGATGAAGCTGGAAGAAATCGACTTGTCAGAGTTTTCTATCTCTTCAATTCCTAACTTAGATGCAGTACAGCTACAACAATTTACAGGTTGGATGAATAGTTTTATTAAGGATATTCCTGGTTTGGGACGAGTACCTTTAGGATCAATGCCTAATCCCATCACTGAAATTGGTAGCTTGGTAATGCGGATTGATGTAGTTCATGGGCCAGCAGAAAACCGCCGTAACAATACGATTTCTGGTTCAGACGTGCAAGGGTTTTCTGTGCTTTGTACTAAAAAAGACTGCGCTTACTTAGAATTGGACGATTTGGAAAATGCAGGTCGTAGCGATCGCAGTAAGTTAGAAGGTAAACAGTGGATTTCCGGTAAATACCAAGAAGTCGAGGGCGGGCGGGGTATCCTGAAAGCAGTGAACAACGGTCGGGAACCAACAGGAAGGCTACCGTTTGGTAAAGCTTTTAAGGTGGTGGTAATGGAGCCGGATGAAACTACTGATACGGTAGATACGGCTTTGTTCTTTCGGTTCTGTGCTTGGCGAATGGGTTGTACACCTTACTTTATCGGCCCTGTTCCTTTTTTCAGCTACAAGGTTAACTCCCTAATATTTGTAGGCAATTTGAGTGAACAGAGGACAAATACTGCGTCTTTACCAACTGGAGCTACAAGAGAGCCTAAAGCTAGCATTACCAACCGTACTGGAGTAAGAGAGAAAATTAATCCATGCGCGTTCAGTAATGGTAGTCAATCGATAACAGATCAATCATTCTCCGGTATTGATTTGCGATCGCTGGGAAATGCGATCGCGGAAATTGAGAGTGCTGGTAGCGGGGATTACAAAGCAGTTGGCATACATACCTGTGCAGATGGGGGTTTAAATTGTGGTCGCGCTCTCGGTCGCTACCAGTTCATGAGTTATAACCCTTATGCAGTGAAGTTAATTGCTGCCAAGCCTGGAGGTCAAAAGTTCTTGAGTCAAGTGGAGCAAGGGCATCAACCAACAGAGGCTGAACTATTTGAGTTTTTTCCTCCAGCCGACCAAGATAGGGCATTTATGGCTGATATGGCTAACAAAATTCAAGTGACACAACAGCAAATCGATCCGGCTACAGGACAGCCATTTACGGGCGAACGTCTAATTGAACGAGTGGCTCAAAAGCATTTTGGTGGTGATTACAGCAAAGTTGATGGAAATGGCTCAGATGCCCTCGGTCGCCTCAGTCTCAAAGATTACGGCAAAACCGCTTTAGCTAGTTATCGCAACAGTAATAGCGATAATGGAACGCTGACCTGTTCTCCCAATGTAAATTATAGCTACATCAGCACTGCTAAAAATACTGAAAATGGGAGGTAG
- a CDS encoding IS630 family transposase, with protein sequence MNQTRESSDTRPVVLMAGDEGRFGRIGEVRACWCPQGIRPTVPKQQVRQYIYAYAAVAPELGKMTCLTLPYANTKMMNLFLSQISQEFADYFVILQLDKASWHRSNALKVPENIRLIFQPAHSPELMPVEHIWEDIREKHFYNQVFPTLDQVEEVLCQGLVELCSDSDRLRSLTFFPHLRILPLNAT encoded by the coding sequence ATAAATCAAACAAGAGAGTCATCTGATACTAGACCTGTAGTATTAATGGCAGGAGATGAAGGCAGATTTGGTCGGATTGGGGAGGTTCGGGCTTGTTGGTGTCCACAAGGTATACGCCCAACTGTACCAAAACAACAAGTCAGGCAGTATATTTATGCCTACGCCGCAGTTGCACCCGAATTAGGCAAGATGACCTGCTTAACTTTGCCTTATGCTAATACTAAAATGATGAATTTATTTTTATCACAAATTTCTCAAGAGTTTGCTGATTATTTTGTAATTTTACAGTTAGATAAAGCATCTTGGCATCGTTCTAATGCTTTAAAAGTTCCGGAAAATATTCGTTTAATTTTTCAACCTGCTCATAGCCCAGAATTAATGCCTGTTGAACACATCTGGGAAGATATTCGAGAAAAACACTTTTATAATCAAGTCTTTCCTACTTTAGACCAAGTTGAGGAGGTACTATGCCAGGGTTTAGTCGAGCTTTGTTCTGATAGCGATCGCCTGCGTTCTTTAACTTTCTTTCCCCATCTCAGAATACTACCTTTGAACGCAACTTAG
- a CDS encoding helix-turn-helix domain-containing protein, whose product MAQVTQAFPHLDLETVKQRVKLAQSHWERQKWLVIYNAIADPRTAAEIALHVGVSKGFVRKIIQQYNRQGEVGLSTPGKGGRHNCYLSWEQEKELIDSFKEKARRGQVATAMQIKLAYEKEYGFPVHKTTIYRLLERHQWRKIVPRPTHPKKDPNAVDEFKKTFLS is encoded by the coding sequence ATGGCTCAAGTAACGCAAGCTTTTCCCCATTTAGATTTAGAGACGGTAAAACAAAGAGTAAAATTAGCCCAATCGCATTGGGAGAGACAAAAATGGCTAGTGATATACAATGCGATCGCAGACCCAAGAACAGCAGCCGAGATAGCTTTACACGTAGGAGTATCCAAAGGATTTGTCAGGAAAATAATTCAGCAATACAACCGTCAAGGAGAAGTCGGGTTATCAACGCCAGGGAAAGGGGGTAGACATAATTGCTATTTAAGCTGGGAACAAGAAAAAGAACTGATAGATTCTTTTAAAGAAAAGGCGCGTCGTGGTCAGGTTGCAACCGCAATGCAAATCAAACTTGCCTATGAAAAAGAATATGGTTTTCCAGTGCATAAGACGACAATTTATCGGCTATTAGAACGGCATCAATGGCGTAAAATAGTCCCAAGACCAACTCATCCCAAAAAAGACCCAAATGCTGTTGATGAATTTAAAAAAACTTTCCTCAGCTAG
- a CDS encoding DUF5895 domain-containing protein, with product MSNGFYKSDVEDLGGSFVGLYDEYKHNLDKKTMDVCSEHALVFLDEDNQPLHTTPVVVRFKNVALWSFKSVREEFYRSLEKTFADYFQVPFSGKNDRWRSLGVLSVEFKAVKEGEGKNKHDCCKTVDYTKPTVENLSQFYLGQPTAKALIWQQHDAIAGFNEPQSLPALPGESVSVDVEILPPNKNRNKTQSDRKSKPTTKPPRKIQLIDDDDFLDETDDLEAELDDDDFEEEDDELDDEE from the coding sequence ATGTCAAATGGGTTCTATAAGTCAGATGTTGAAGACTTGGGTGGTTCTTTTGTTGGGCTTTATGATGAATACAAGCATAACCTTGACAAGAAAACGATGGATGTGTGTTCAGAACATGCACTGGTGTTTCTGGATGAGGATAATCAACCCCTGCATACTACTCCTGTCGTTGTCCGCTTTAAGAATGTAGCTCTCTGGAGTTTTAAGTCGGTGCGTGAGGAGTTTTACCGTTCTTTGGAGAAAACCTTTGCTGACTATTTCCAAGTGCCATTTAGTGGCAAAAACGATAGGTGGCGTAGCTTAGGTGTGCTGTCAGTCGAGTTCAAAGCTGTCAAAGAGGGCGAAGGTAAGAATAAACACGACTGTTGTAAGACTGTAGATTATACCAAACCCACCGTTGAAAATCTGTCTCAATTTTATTTGGGTCAACCCACAGCTAAAGCCCTAATTTGGCAACAACATGATGCGATCGCTGGTTTTAATGAACCTCAATCCCTACCTGCTTTACCGGGAGAATCGGTATCTGTAGACGTGGAAATATTGCCACCAAACAAGAATAGGAACAAAACTCAAAGCGATCGTAAATCCAAACCAACGACCAAGCCACCTCGCAAAATTCAACTTATTGACGATGACGACTTCCTCGATGAAACCGACGATTTGGAAGCTGAATTAGACGATGATGATTTTGAGGAGGAAGACGATGAACTGGATGATGAGGAATAG
- a CDS encoding IS5 family transposase, whose translation MAYSSNLTDAEWEIFEPLLQEILPTKKQTRPTNWPKRDIFNGILYQLKNGCNWQDLPKDLPPYSTVYWHYKQWRAAGVFEELMSVLHGQVREQVKKKPHWTTLIIIDSQAVKNTCNASVESKGFCFYKATNGIKRHLAIDTLGFPFFTLCTRANVSDDAGLIEMFTLNIDYFKSKPIDIPKITILLDHGYHPEYLTQELERIYPEIMTKIQFQLSTKPSKQEKAAQGKSGFVPAIARWVIERSNAWMERCKILVKNFERTLVSATAKLNICFIRLMIKRLAAPS comes from the coding sequence ATGGCGTATTCCAGCAACCTCACTGATGCAGAATGGGAAATTTTTGAACCCTTATTGCAAGAGATATTACCGACTAAGAAGCAGACTCGACCGACCAACTGGCCAAAGCGAGATATCTTCAATGGAATTCTCTATCAACTAAAAAATGGATGCAATTGGCAAGACTTACCTAAAGACCTCCCCCCTTATTCCACTGTATATTGGCACTACAAACAGTGGCGAGCAGCCGGGGTATTTGAGGAACTGATGAGTGTCTTACATGGACAAGTGCGTGAACAGGTAAAAAAAAAACCGCACTGGACGACATTGATCATCATTGACTCCCAAGCAGTGAAAAATACCTGCAACGCCAGTGTGGAGTCGAAAGGTTTTTGCTTCTACAAAGCCACCAACGGTATTAAAAGGCATTTGGCTATTGACACCCTTGGGTTTCCCTTTTTTACGCTCTGTACTCGCGCCAATGTCTCGGATGATGCCGGATTAATTGAGATGTTTACTCTCAACATCGACTACTTCAAGTCAAAACCTATCGATATTCCCAAGATTACTATCCTGCTAGATCATGGGTATCACCCAGAATATTTGACTCAGGAGTTAGAGCGAATTTACCCAGAGATCATGACCAAAATTCAGTTTCAACTTTCTACGAAACCCTCAAAACAAGAGAAAGCGGCACAAGGAAAATCTGGATTTGTTCCGGCAATAGCTAGATGGGTGATCGAACGCTCCAATGCTTGGATGGAGCGCTGTAAAATTCTGGTTAAGAACTTTGAACGAACCCTGGTTAGTGCCACTGCCAAACTCAATATCTGCTTCATCAGGCTAATGATTAAGAGGCTTGCAGCACCTTCTTAG
- a CDS encoding RNA-guided endonuclease InsQ/TnpB family protein, which produces MFNLTYEFKLKPTHAQAQIFEDWLEINRRVYNYALAERKDWYLSRSCRINACSLKHEYIIPADTSRPTYASQCKALTAAKKDFPELKKVQSQVLQQTLKRLEVAFVAMWERNHGFPRFKKLGRMRSFVFPQIQCQRLNPGMVNLPVIGWVKFRQSRAIPDGGVVKLARVVKRVSGWYVMLTVQWDVSVPKPLPHGEAVGIDVGLTSFIATSNGLQVLRPKFFVDTERKLKLLQQRVSRKQLGSNNWYKAIKKVASLHEYVANCRKDWHRKLSHQICNNAGMVFVEDLNLVSLSRGILGKHCLDAGFGQFFNILQQTCFKRGVYFQKVDSRKTSQICPSCSVETGKKELSERTHVCSNCGYTTDRDVAAAQVVLKRGLAAVGQTVKMLAEGKFIGIPLKQESPN; this is translated from the coding sequence TTGTTTAATCTGACATACGAATTTAAGTTAAAGCCAACCCATGCACAGGCTCAGATATTTGAAGACTGGTTAGAAATTAATCGTCGTGTCTATAACTATGCTTTGGCTGAACGTAAGGATTGGTATTTGTCGCGTAGTTGTCGGATTAACGCTTGTTCGCTCAAACATGAATATATTATTCCTGCTGACACTTCTCGTCCAACCTATGCCAGCCAGTGCAAAGCGTTAACTGCTGCCAAAAAAGACTTTCCTGAACTCAAGAAAGTACAGTCTCAGGTTTTGCAGCAAACCCTAAAACGCCTTGAGGTGGCATTTGTGGCAATGTGGGAGAGAAACCACGGATTCCCCCGATTCAAAAAACTTGGAAGGATGCGGTCTTTTGTGTTCCCACAAATACAGTGTCAGAGGTTGAATCCGGGAATGGTTAATTTGCCTGTGATTGGTTGGGTTAAGTTTCGTCAATCACGAGCAATACCTGATGGTGGCGTAGTAAAACTTGCCCGTGTAGTGAAACGGGTTTCTGGATGGTACGTGATGCTAACTGTTCAATGGGATGTATCTGTACCGAAGCCTTTGCCACATGGGGAAGCGGTAGGGATAGATGTAGGACTAACAAGCTTTATTGCAACTTCTAATGGGCTACAAGTCTTGCGTCCAAAGTTTTTTGTAGATACCGAACGCAAGCTTAAATTGCTGCAACAGCGTGTCTCAAGAAAACAATTAGGCTCGAACAATTGGTACAAAGCTATTAAGAAAGTTGCTTCATTGCATGAGTACGTTGCCAACTGTCGTAAAGACTGGCATAGAAAACTGTCTCACCAAATCTGCAACAATGCTGGAATGGTATTTGTTGAAGATTTAAATTTAGTTAGCTTATCTCGCGGAATCTTGGGTAAGCACTGCCTAGATGCTGGGTTTGGGCAATTCTTCAACATACTACAGCAAACCTGTTTCAAGCGTGGTGTTTATTTCCAAAAAGTAGACAGTCGCAAAACCAGCCAGATTTGTCCGAGTTGTAGTGTTGAGACAGGCAAGAAAGAACTCTCAGAACGTACTCATGTTTGTTCAAATTGTGGCTATACCACAGATCGGGATGTAGCAGCCGCACAAGTAGTTCTTAAAAGAGGACTTGCAGCCGTTGGGCAAACGGTCAAGATGCTTGCTGAGGGTAAATTCATTGGAATCCCTTTGAAGCAAGAATCCCCGAATTAG
- a CDS encoding DNA polymerase, with the protein MSLLPELTDAVNPNSPQQVLAALQAIGIKINSTNQSKLVSLAAQYPIIQALLDYRRLSKIIGTFTEKLPQHIHPKTGRIHPNYYQLGAKSGRFSCRKPPLQNIPRDEAARSCFIAAPGYKIIKADYSQIELRIMARLSGDTKMCQVYRQGADLHRLTASLVTGKYINEVTEEDRRLAKAINFGLIFGMGAAKLQIYAQVKYGVAMTLEQAKAFSQRFFEAYPGIARWHENIKRKYIQGIKESRTLANRRRRWVNKPRLSELFNHPVQGLNADINKLAMVKLSNPLAKFRTKLICVRHDEIVLECPETEVDQVSHILHNCMVAAAQKFLSPIPVVIDIDILPNV; encoded by the coding sequence ATGTCATTGCTGCCAGAACTGACAGATGCAGTCAACCCGAATTCACCTCAGCAAGTTTTGGCTGCTCTACAAGCTATTGGTATTAAAATCAACTCAACTAATCAAAGTAAATTAGTTTCTTTAGCTGCACAGTATCCCATAATTCAAGCATTGCTAGATTACCGCCGTCTATCCAAAATTATCGGCACTTTTACCGAGAAACTACCCCAGCATATCCACCCCAAAACTGGGAGAATTCATCCCAACTATTATCAATTAGGGGCAAAATCCGGTAGATTTTCTTGCCGCAAACCACCTCTACAAAATATTCCCCGTGATGAAGCCGCTCGTAGCTGCTTCATTGCTGCCCCTGGCTATAAAATTATCAAAGCCGATTACTCCCAAATAGAACTACGAATTATGGCTCGGCTTAGTGGTGATACAAAGATGTGCCAAGTCTATCGCCAGGGGGCTGACTTACATCGATTAACAGCATCTTTAGTAACTGGAAAATATATCAATGAAGTGACTGAGGAAGACCGCAGACTAGCAAAAGCAATAAACTTTGGATTGATTTTTGGTATGGGCGCTGCCAAACTCCAAATTTACGCCCAAGTAAAATATGGGGTGGCAATGACATTAGAACAAGCAAAAGCTTTCAGTCAACGATTCTTTGAAGCTTATCCTGGAATAGCTAGGTGGCATGAAAACATCAAACGTAAATACATCCAAGGCATTAAGGAAAGTCGTACACTAGCAAATAGACGACGGAGATGGGTAAACAAGCCCCGACTATCAGAGCTATTTAACCATCCAGTACAAGGTTTAAATGCCGACATCAACAAATTAGCTATGGTAAAACTTTCAAATCCATTAGCTAAATTCAGAACAAAACTCATCTGTGTAAGACATGATGAAATTGTACTGGAATGTCCAGAGACTGAAGTTGACCAAGTTAGCCATATATTACACAATTGTATGGTTGCTGCTGCCCAAAAGTTTCTCAGTCCTATTCCAGTTGTTATAGATATTGACATCCTCCCCAACGTATAG
- a CDS encoding RNA-guided endonuclease InsQ/TnpB family protein, with the protein MSESTLFPLTLLFRPIIVSKTICPNLKNLGQNSKTFILKCCKPRFVDCMILGSLFKSVVLVFQGSKSLGSSNMSVFPQFLDNPINGFEITLPKIGSIPISLSRPIPQGFSVKQVRVLSKARGTQWYVVVSIQSDVSVPDVPVHGRAIGIDLGLERFVTVSDGSFFERPKFLKSQHRQLKLLQRRAARKQKRSANWEKAQIKVARLHHHIADKRKDFHLKTAHKLCDQAETIFAEDLNTVGLNRGMLRKECVDASFGAFLDLLKWVCWKRGVFFMRVNPNGTSQTCPRCQATVTKPLSEREHICPECGYRTHRDHAAAEMVLLRGLNVVPVDNRGMETVCAGELAGVEIPSQVPKTLLGATRKPKK; encoded by the coding sequence TTGAGCGAGAGTACATTATTCCCGCTAACACTCCTTTTCCGTCCTATCATCGTCAGCAAAACGATTTGCCCAAACTTAAAGAATCTTGGACAGAACTCAAAAACGTTCATTCTCAAGTGTTGCAAACCACGATTCGTAGATTGCATGATACTTGGGAGTCTTTTCAAAAGCGTGGTTTTGGTTTTCCAAGGTTCAAAAAGTTTGGGCAGTTCAAATATGAGTGTGTTTCCACAGTTTCTTGACAATCCCATCAACGGATTTGAAATTACTTTGCCTAAAATTGGCAGCATTCCGATTAGCCTGAGCCGTCCAATTCCTCAAGGATTTAGCGTCAAACAGGTGAGGGTATTGTCTAAAGCTCGTGGAACACAATGGTATGTGGTTGTTTCGATTCAATCTGATGTGTCGGTTCCCGATGTTCCCGTTCATGGTAGAGCAATAGGAATTGACCTTGGATTGGAAAGATTTGTAACTGTGTCGGATGGTAGCTTTTTTGAACGCCCTAAATTCTTGAAATCCCAGCATCGCCAGCTGAAATTGCTGCAACGTCGGGCTGCAAGAAAACAAAAACGTTCTGCTAATTGGGAAAAAGCTCAAATCAAAGTAGCGCGGTTACACCATCACATTGCCGATAAACGCAAGGATTTCCATCTCAAAACCGCTCACAAGCTTTGTGACCAAGCTGAAACTATCTTTGCAGAAGACCTCAACACGGTTGGTCTTAACCGAGGGATGCTCCGCAAAGAATGCGTTGATGCTTCGTTCGGTGCATTCTTGGACTTGCTTAAATGGGTGTGTTGGAAACGGGGCGTATTTTTCATGCGCGTCAATCCCAACGGCACTAGCCAGACTTGTCCGCGTTGTCAAGCGACTGTGACAAAGCCACTCTCCGAAAGAGAGCATATTTGTCCTGAATGTGGTTATCGAACTCATCGAGATCATGCGGCTGCCGAGATGGTGTTGTTGCGTGGATTGAATGTAGTACCCGTGGACAATCGGGGAATGGAAACTGTCTGTGCAGGCGAACTAGCGGGGGTAGAGATACCTAGCCAAGTGCCGAAAACCCTTTTGGGAGCAACCAGAAAACCTAAGAAGTGA
- a CDS encoding DUF5895 domain-containing protein: MVKSRVSNNSNRSNQSTAKTAASNPKANTKTQAANKKAPNTQLSDLDIDDIDPELLSDSYNQVRRPLLPYGIVVNDKPAGLLIPEDQLEKAGWLDMPDENDLTIVTLTEDVTGLLITQARLLVLAFVPEYIRYRTHLTSKKVLQAS, encoded by the coding sequence ATGGTTAAATCTAGGGTTTCAAACAACTCTAATCGCTCCAATCAATCTACTGCCAAAACTGCTGCTTCTAATCCCAAAGCTAACACCAAAACTCAAGCAGCCAATAAGAAAGCTCCTAACACTCAATTGTCAGACCTTGATATTGACGATATTGACCCAGAACTTCTCAGCGACAGTTATAACCAAGTTAGACGACCGTTACTGCCTTACGGCATTGTCGTTAATGACAAACCTGCCGGACTTCTAATTCCAGAAGACCAGCTAGAAAAGGCTGGCTGGCTTGATATGCCTGATGAAAACGACCTAACTATTGTCACCCTAACTGAAGATGTTACTGGACTCTTAATTACTCAAGCACGGTTACTGGTTTTAGCTTTTGTGCCAGAGTATATCCGTTATAGAACCCATTTGACATCTAAGAAGGTGCTGCAAGCCTCTTAA